From a region of the Streptomyces venezuelae genome:
- a CDS encoding C40 family peptidase: MSYRPLRAICIAAVLVVAGPVPGAGAEPGLPEGESVGVLLTRLQGLYQKAEEAAEAYNATDEALRAGQAEERLRAAALGRVRTALDSERAVAGRLAREQYQGGQGLSPYARMLLAGNPQAALDQRRLAAREGARRAGVLARLTRGEKEADALAARAREALDTRQALAAQQKLHKDEVAAQLKEVERVLAALTPDQLTRLGAQEAENTAVAQRSLVDSGRLPTRTGTPTAAGGRALTYAAAQIGKPYVWGAEGPGSFDCSGLTSQAWAHAGRAIPRTSEEQWAQLRKVPLDQLRPGDLVVYFPKATHVGLYVGDGKVIQAPRPGAVVKVSPIAANPLLGAVRPDPEGAPLAEFTPPALPEAPAAGAGDDTGYSAEEAPTEEATSAR, encoded by the coding sequence CTGTCATATCGGCCGCTTCGCGCCATCTGCATCGCCGCGGTGCTCGTCGTCGCCGGGCCGGTCCCCGGGGCCGGGGCCGAGCCGGGGCTTCCCGAAGGGGAGTCCGTCGGGGTGCTGCTGACCCGGCTGCAGGGCCTGTACCAGAAGGCCGAGGAGGCCGCCGAGGCCTACAACGCCACCGACGAGGCGCTCCGGGCCGGCCAGGCCGAGGAGCGGCTGCGCGCCGCCGCGCTCGGCAGGGTCCGTACGGCGCTCGACTCGGAGAGGGCCGTCGCCGGGCGGCTCGCCCGGGAGCAGTACCAGGGCGGCCAAGGGCTCTCCCCGTACGCCCGGATGCTGCTCGCCGGGAACCCCCAGGCCGCCCTGGACCAGCGGCGGCTCGCCGCCCGCGAAGGGGCCCGGCGGGCGGGCGTACTGGCCCGGCTCACCCGGGGCGAGAAGGAGGCCGACGCGCTCGCGGCGCGGGCCCGCGAGGCCCTGGACACCCGGCAGGCCCTGGCCGCACAGCAGAAGCTCCACAAGGACGAGGTCGCCGCGCAGCTCAAGGAGGTCGAGCGGGTGCTGGCGGCCCTGACCCCGGACCAGCTCACCCGGCTCGGCGCGCAGGAGGCCGAGAACACCGCGGTCGCGCAGCGGAGCCTGGTCGATTCGGGCCGTCTGCCGACCCGTACGGGCACCCCCACGGCGGCCGGTGGCCGTGCTCTGACCTATGCGGCGGCCCAGATCGGCAAGCCGTACGTGTGGGGGGCCGAGGGGCCGGGGTCCTTCGACTGCTCCGGGCTGACCTCGCAGGCCTGGGCGCACGCCGGGCGTGCCATTCCGCGGACCAGTGAGGAGCAGTGGGCCCAGCTGCGCAAGGTGCCGCTGGATCAGCTGCGGCCCGGGGATCTGGTGGTCTACTTCCCGAAGGCCACGCACGTGGGCCTGTACGTCGGCGACGGCAAGGTGATCCAGGCGCCGCGGCCGGGGGCCGTGGTGAAGGTCTCGCCGATCGCCGCGAACCCGCTGTTGGGGGCGGTCCGGCCGGACCCGGAGGGGGCCCCGCTCGCGGAGTTCACCCCGCCCGCGCTGCCGGAGGCACCGGCGGCGGGGGCGGGGGACGACACGGGCTACTCCGCCGAGGAGGCTCCGACGGAGGAGGCGACCTCCGCCAGGTAG
- a CDS encoding RNA polymerase sigma-70 factor, with the protein MSKVEEFEDLRSLLFSIAYRILGSVSEAEDAVQETWLRFDASATRATSAKAFLSTTVTRLSIDVLRSARVRREEYVGPWFPEPLLSDPYQDPARSTELADSVSMAALLLLERLSPLERSVFVLREVFAFGFDEVATAVGRSEAACRQLLVRARRHMEAGQPRFQADRRERQELATRFLGAMKDGDITGLQRLLAADVRLVGDSGGKAPRLAKAVTGAENVARLLASAFPWLFRIGVSAEPHDVNGEPGAIVRDPDGRVLHVLAFELSGGLIRTIRSVVNPDKLAHLGPVADAWAVDREVREARRAAR; encoded by the coding sequence ATGAGCAAGGTCGAGGAATTCGAGGATCTGCGGTCACTGCTGTTCTCGATCGCCTACCGGATCCTGGGCAGCGTGAGCGAGGCCGAGGACGCCGTGCAGGAGACCTGGCTGCGCTTCGACGCCTCGGCGACCCGCGCCACGTCCGCCAAGGCCTTCCTCTCCACCACGGTCACCCGGCTCTCGATCGACGTACTGCGTTCCGCGCGGGTGCGGCGCGAGGAGTACGTCGGGCCGTGGTTCCCCGAGCCCCTGCTCAGCGACCCGTACCAGGACCCCGCGCGGTCGACGGAGCTGGCGGACTCGGTGTCGATGGCCGCGCTGCTGCTCCTGGAGCGGCTCAGCCCGCTGGAGCGCTCGGTGTTCGTTCTGCGGGAGGTCTTCGCCTTCGGCTTCGACGAGGTCGCCACGGCCGTGGGCCGGTCGGAGGCCGCCTGCCGGCAGCTGCTGGTACGGGCCCGGCGGCACATGGAAGCCGGGCAGCCGAGGTTCCAGGCGGACCGCCGGGAGCGGCAGGAGCTCGCGACCCGGTTCCTGGGCGCGATGAAGGACGGCGACATCACCGGGCTGCAGCGGCTGCTGGCCGCCGACGTCCGACTGGTCGGGGACAGCGGCGGCAAGGCCCCGCGGCTGGCCAAGGCCGTCACGGGCGCGGAGAACGTGGCCCGCCTGCTCGCCTCGGCCTTCCCCTGGCTGTTCCGGATCGGCGTGAGCGCCGAACCCCACGACGTGAACGGCGAGCCGGGCGCGATCGTCCGCGACCCGGACGGCAGGGTGCTCCACGTCCTGGCCTTCGAGCTGTCCGGGGGCCTGATCCGCACCATCCGCTCGGTGGTCAACCCCGACAAGCTCGCCCACCTGGGCCCGGTCGCCGACGCCTGGGCGGTCGACCGCGAAGTCCGCGAGGCCCGTCGCGCGGCGAGGTGA
- a CDS encoding styrene monooxygenase/indole monooxygenase family protein yields MRKILVVGAGQSGLQLALGLQSKGYEVTLMSNRTADEIRTGRVMSTQVMFDTALQHERDLQINFWEQQAPKIEGLGVSVATPDAGRAIDWLGKLKGYAQSVDQRVKMAGWLDTFVQRGGQLVIHGASVADLDFFSRTYDLVLVAAGKGELVSMFGRDAARSPYDAPQRALAVAYVHGLGPRPEHPETEAVRCNLVPGVGELFVMPTLTTSGRADILFWEGLPGGPLDVFKGIKDPAEHLALTLELMEKFVPWEYSRATKVELTDAGATLAGRYAPVVRNPVGRLPGGGLVLGVADVVVANDPITGQGSNSASKCAASYLSSILMHGDKSFDEAWMKATFDKYWFTTGKPVTQWTNAMLGVPPEHVLNLIGAAGQLQPVANRFANGFDNPADFDAYFYDPEDTADYLAEVASSVGASSAE; encoded by the coding sequence ATGCGCAAGATACTCGTCGTGGGAGCCGGCCAGTCCGGTCTCCAGCTCGCCCTCGGACTCCAGTCGAAGGGGTACGAGGTCACCCTCATGTCCAACCGGACCGCGGACGAGATCCGCACCGGGCGGGTGATGTCCACGCAAGTCATGTTCGACACGGCCCTGCAGCACGAGCGTGATCTCCAGATCAACTTCTGGGAGCAGCAGGCACCGAAGATCGAGGGCCTCGGCGTCTCCGTCGCCACCCCCGACGCGGGCCGCGCCATCGACTGGCTCGGCAAGCTCAAGGGGTACGCACAGTCCGTCGACCAGCGCGTGAAGATGGCCGGCTGGCTCGACACCTTCGTGCAGCGGGGCGGCCAGCTGGTCATCCACGGCGCCTCGGTCGCCGACCTCGACTTCTTCTCCCGCACGTACGACCTGGTGCTGGTCGCCGCAGGCAAGGGCGAACTGGTCTCGATGTTCGGGCGGGACGCCGCGCGTTCCCCCTACGACGCCCCGCAGCGCGCGCTCGCCGTCGCCTACGTCCACGGCCTCGGCCCGCGCCCGGAGCACCCGGAGACCGAAGCGGTCCGCTGCAACCTCGTACCGGGCGTCGGCGAACTGTTCGTCATGCCCACCCTGACCACCTCGGGCCGGGCCGACATCCTCTTCTGGGAGGGCCTCCCGGGCGGTCCGCTGGACGTCTTCAAGGGGATCAAGGACCCTGCGGAGCACCTCGCGCTCACGCTGGAGCTGATGGAGAAGTTCGTGCCGTGGGAGTACTCCCGCGCCACGAAGGTGGAGCTGACGGACGCGGGCGCCACGCTCGCCGGCCGCTACGCGCCGGTCGTCCGCAACCCGGTCGGGCGCCTCCCGGGCGGCGGACTGGTCCTGGGCGTCGCCGACGTGGTCGTCGCCAACGACCCGATCACCGGACAGGGCTCGAACTCCGCCTCCAAGTGCGCGGCCTCGTACCTCTCCTCGATCCTCATGCACGGGGACAAGTCGTTCGACGAGGCGTGGATGAAGGCCACCTTCGACAAGTACTGGTTCACCACGGGCAAGCCGGTGACCCAGTGGACCAACGCGATGCTGGGCGTCCCGCCGGAGCACGTGCTGAACCTGATCGGCGCGGCCGGGCAGCTCCAGCCGGTGGCGAATCGATTCGCCAACGGCTTCGACAACCCGGCCGACTTCGATGCGTACTTCTACGACCCCGAGGACACCGCCGACTACCTGGCGGAGGTCGCCTCCTCCGTCGGAGCCTCCTCGGCGGAGTAG
- a CDS encoding roadblock/LC7 domain-containing protein: protein MTAPSTYGLSTQARNLQWLLTDLVEEVPGVNSVAVVSSDGLLLLSSDPGAGAAAAEPADLPRPRGPRGASADLATIVSGLGSLTTGAAALMETGAVKQTMVAMEHGSVFVMAISDGSLLGVHATPDCDMSVIAYHMALFVGRAGHVLTPEVRSELRQSMENTP, encoded by the coding sequence ATGACCGCGCCCAGTACGTACGGACTGAGCACCCAGGCCCGCAACCTGCAGTGGCTGCTGACCGACCTGGTCGAGGAGGTGCCCGGCGTGAACTCCGTCGCCGTCGTCTCCTCGGACGGGCTGCTGCTCCTGTCCTCCGACCCGGGAGCGGGGGCCGCCGCGGCGGAACCGGCCGACCTGCCCAGGCCCAGGGGCCCGCGCGGCGCGTCCGCCGACCTCGCCACCATCGTCTCCGGCCTCGGCAGCCTCACCACGGGCGCCGCCGCCCTCATGGAGACCGGCGCGGTGAAGCAGACCATGGTGGCGATGGAGCACGGCTCCGTCTTCGTCATGGCCATCAGCGACGGCTCACTGCTGGGCGTGCACGCCACCCCCGACTGCGACATGAGCGTCATCGCCTACCACATGGCCCTGTTCGTCGGCCGCGCCGGCCACGTCCTGACCCCCGAAGTCCGCAGTGAGCTGCGCCAGTCGATGGAGAACACCCCGTGA
- a CDS encoding GTP-binding protein encodes MVFAVSDNPVVLPQSDDEPAQPWQYDRSRAPVAVKVLVAGGFGVGKTTFVSSVSEITPLRTEAVMTEASAPTDDLSGTPDKNTTTVAMDFGRVTLDDDLVLYVYGTPGQERFWFMWDDLVRGAIGGLVLADTRRLRDCFPALDYFETCGLPYAVAVNHFDGSQSYEPDDVREALSVPPHVPVVIMDARRRDTVVESLLALVGHALDTTPE; translated from the coding sequence GTGGTCTTCGCCGTCTCTGACAACCCGGTGGTCCTGCCGCAGTCGGACGACGAGCCGGCCCAGCCCTGGCAGTACGACCGCTCCCGCGCGCCCGTCGCCGTCAAGGTGCTGGTCGCGGGCGGCTTCGGCGTCGGCAAGACCACCTTCGTGTCCTCCGTCTCCGAGATCACCCCGCTGCGTACCGAGGCGGTGATGACGGAGGCGAGCGCCCCGACCGACGACCTGTCGGGCACTCCCGACAAGAACACCACCACCGTCGCGATGGACTTCGGCCGCGTCACCCTCGACGACGACCTCGTCCTCTACGTGTACGGGACCCCCGGCCAGGAGCGGTTCTGGTTCATGTGGGACGACCTGGTGCGGGGTGCCATCGGCGGTCTCGTCCTGGCCGACACCCGCCGCCTGCGCGACTGTTTCCCGGCTCTGGACTACTTCGAGACCTGCGGACTCCCGTACGCCGTCGCCGTCAACCACTTCGACGGTTCGCAGTCGTACGAGCCCGACGACGTGCGCGAGGCGCTCAGCGTCCCGCCCCACGTACCCGTCGTGATCATGGACGCGAGGCGCCGTGACACGGTCGTCGAATCACTGCTCGCCCTGGTGGGCCACGCCCTCGACACCACTCCCGAATAG
- a CDS encoding DUF742 domain-containing protein produces MRSTASERLPIRGADRRPARVRPYSLTGGRTRFTQVLHVETFVAALDSKVSEPQKPDRMPEMPAIVEVCRRMRTIAEIAALLKLPLGVVRVLVSDLADQGRIRVYATGHGSGRPERALLERVLSGLRRL; encoded by the coding sequence GTGAGGAGTACGGCCTCCGAACGGCTGCCGATACGCGGCGCCGACCGCCGCCCCGCCCGCGTCCGCCCGTACTCCCTCACGGGCGGCCGCACCCGCTTCACGCAGGTCCTGCACGTCGAGACGTTCGTCGCCGCCCTGGACTCGAAGGTCTCCGAGCCGCAGAAGCCCGACCGCATGCCCGAGATGCCCGCCATCGTCGAGGTCTGCCGCCGCATGCGGACGATCGCCGAGATAGCCGCCCTGCTGAAGCTCCCGCTCGGCGTGGTCCGGGTCCTGGTCAGCGACCTCGCCGACCAGGGACGGATCCGCGTCTACGCCACGGGCCACGGCAGCGGCCGTCCCGAACGCGCGCTGCTGGAAAGGGTGCTCAGTGGTCTTCGCCGTCTCTGA